Proteins from a genomic interval of Physeter macrocephalus isolate SW-GA chromosome 21, ASM283717v5, whole genome shotgun sequence:
- the LOC114484662 gene encoding WW domain-binding protein 11-like, whose product MCQTYRAHRTLWHQRGACGKGQHPARGVRQTPFQNQGPGGRPPAPARSAPGSDRHPRRPPRRPHPGSPPPFRPQQPPPQPSPGTGTVDGGARAPRKPTGERPRRSPPQDPREALRPRSHSPGPVRASRRLLSARGPPALRTSLRDPLRPGCLPLVRLPGSAGQGVSRSSSPQDLTPRARSAPVAASSSAPGVPRRCAPLSGTRSDPAASPSSGCQGPRGRV is encoded by the coding sequence ATGTGCCAGACCTACCGCGCACACAGGACACTCTGGCATCAAAGAGGCGCCTGTGGGAAGGGACAGCACCCGGCACGCGGGGTCCGACAGACCCCTTTCCAGAATCAGGGCCCAGGAGGGCGGCCCCCCGCGCCCGCCCGCTCGGCACCCGGCTCCGACCGCCACCCCCGGCGGCCTCCCCGACGCCCCCACCCCGGCTCCCCTCCGCCATTTCGCCCGCAGCAGCCTCCCCCACAGCCCTCTCCCGGCACAGGCACCGTCGACGGCGGGGCGCGGGCGCCCAGAAAGCCCACCGGGGAGCGGCCACGCCGTTCGCCTCCCCAGGATCCGAGGGAAGCCCTGCGGCCAAGATCTCACTCCCCGGGCCCGGTCCGCGCCAGTCGCCGCCTCCTCAGCGCCAGGGGTCCCCCGGCGCTGCGCACCTCTCTCAGGGACCCGCTCCGACCCGGCTGCCTCCCCCTCGTCAGGCTGCCAGGGTCCGCGGGGCAGGGTGTGAGCCGCTCGTCGTCCCCGCAAGACCTCACTCCCCGGGCCCGGTCCGCGCCAGTCGCCGCCTCCTCCTCAGCGCCAGGGGTCCCCCGGCGCTGCGCACCTCTCTCAGGGACCCGCTCCGACCCGGCTGCCTCCCCCTCGTCAGGCTGCCAGGGTCCGCGGGGCAGGGTGTGA
- the GPRASP3 gene encoding G protein-coupled receptor associated sorting protein 3: MAGVKNASRKNRSRKNESKKKAKTEKRAGVEAEAKREATGVVRSVAKTQAKAIAKAGTQEDAVAEVKAASKNKIVTEMKEGDLAGFSPKAEDEATRASRFCSVAEASAESSAESRSTCKDKTGIDTWFWAGEEASVGSWFWNGEETGNRFSAKDEGKADICPPSYAKKLEPVAGANYKARPWAEEEEEENVIGSWFWDGDETSFDPNPRPVSRIIKPQPVDEINEKDRPKDWSEVTIWPKAPAVTPAVLGFRSQVPFEKKPPSYVVLASAEENTRSLPVATAACPSRSTPSSSQPVSEYPFGSDPCIQTIEEIRRQIRIREVNGIKPFACPCKMECYMDSEEFEKLVTLLKSTTDPLIHKIAQIAMGIINVHPFAQEFINEVGVVTLIESLLSFPSSEMRKKAVITLNPPSGDERQRKVELHVKHMCKETMSFPLNSPGQQSGLKILGQLTTDSNHHHIVANYFSELFHLLSLGNRKTRNLVLKVLLNMSENPTAARDMINTKALAALKLIFNQKEAKANLVSAVAIFINIKEHIRKGSIVVVDHLSYNTLMAIFREVKVIIETM; the protein is encoded by the coding sequence ATGGCTGGGGTTAAGAATGCAAGTAGAAAGAATAGGAGTAGAAAGAATGAGAGTAAAAAGAAGGCCAAAACTGAAAAAAGGGCTGGTGTAGAAGCTGAAGCCAAGAGGGAGGCTACTGGTGTAGTCAGATCTGTAGCCAAGACCCAGGCCAAAGCAATAGCCAAGGCAGGGACTCAGGAAGATGCAGTGGCAGAGGTGAAGGCAGCATCTAAGAACAAGATTGTTACTGAGATGAAGGAAGGAGATCTGGCAGGTTTCAGTCCCAAAGCTGAAGATGAGGCCACTAGAGCATCTCGGTTTTGTTCTGTGGCTGAAGCTAGTGCTGAGTCCAGTGCTGAGTCCAGGTCTACATGTAAAGATAAGACTGGTATTGATACCTGGTTTTGGGCTGGGGAAGAAGCCAGTGTTGGTTCCTGGTTCTGGAATGGAGAAGAGACTGGTAATCGTTTCAGTGCTAAGGATGAAGGTAAAGCTGATATTTGTCCCCCATCCTATGCTAAGAAGTTGGAACCTGTGGCTGGGGCCAACTACAAGGCTAGGCCatgggctgaggaggaggaggaggagaacgtTATTGGGAGCTGGTTTTGGGATGGAGATGAAACTAGTTTTGACCCTAACCCTAGACCTGTGAGCAGGATAATTAAGCCCCAGCCTGTggatgaaattaatgaaaaagatagGCCGAAGGACTGGTCTGAGGTAACTATCTGGCCCAAAGCTCCTGCTGTAACTCCAGCAGTGTTAGGCTTTAGATCCCAAGTCCCATTTGAGAAAAAGCCTCCTTCATATGTTGTCCTGGCCTCCGCTGAGGAAAATACCCGTTCTTTGCCTGTGGCAACAGCGGCCTGCCCTTCTAGGAGCACTCCCTCAAGCTCACAGCCTGTCTCTGAGTACCCATTTGGTTCTGACCCTTGTATCCAGACCATAGAGGAGATTAGACGCCAAATCAGGATCAGGGAGGTGAATGGGATTAAGCCATTTGCTTGCCCTTGCAAAATGGAATGCTACATGGATTCTGAGGAGTTTGAAAAACTTGTTACCTTACTTAAATCAACTACTGATCCTCTCATTCATAAAATAGCTCAAATTGCAATGGGGATCATTAATGTTCATCCATTTGCCCAAGAGTTCATTAATGAGGTGGGTGTAGTGACACTTATTGAAAGCTTGcttagttttccttcctctgaaatgagaaaaaaggcTGTAATTACTCTGAATCCCCCCTCTGGGGATGAAAGACAACGCAAGGTTGAATTACATGTTAAACATATGTGTAAGGAAACTATGTCTTTTCCCTTGAACTCACCTGGACAGCAATCCGGATTAAAGATACTAGGACAACTGACTACTGATTCTAATCATCACCACATTGTTGCCAATTACTTTTCAGAGCTTTTTCATTTGCTCTCCCTGGGAAATCGTAAAACCAGAAATCTTGTTTTGAAAGTACTTTTGAATATGTCTGAAAATCCAACTGCAGCCAGAGACATGATCAATACAAAAGCATTAGCAGCATTAAAGCTCATCTTTAACCAAAAAGAGGCAAAAGCCAATCTCGTTAGTGCTGTGGCcatatttattaacataaaagAGCATATCAGAAAGGGCTCAATTGTAGTTGTTGATCATTTGAGTTATAATACACTCATGGCCATTTTCCGTGAAGTTAAAGTGATCATCGAAACAATGTAA